In a single window of the Thermodesulfobacteriota bacterium genome:
- a CDS encoding PTS sugar transporter subunit IIA produces MVGIVVVTHGKLADELISVVKFVISGNPNVKIEGLSLDQGMEFETFTQNIKKAIKKVDEGDGILLVTDMFGGTPSNISLTFLEDKRVEVISGVNLPMLLKLATLSSSITLDEAVKIAETAGRDNIIVASKLLDKRK; encoded by the coding sequence ATGGTAGGAATTGTAGTAGTTACGCATGGCAAATTAGCCGATGAGCTCATTTCGGTCGTAAAATTTGTTATCTCCGGAAATCCGAATGTAAAGATCGAAGGCTTATCTCTTGATCAGGGTATGGAATTTGAAACCTTTACCCAGAACATAAAAAAAGCCATAAAAAAGGTGGACGAGGGAGATGGTATCCTCCTTGTGACGGACATGTTCGGGGGTACTCCCTCGAATATCAGTCTCACCTTCTTAGAGGATAAGAGGGTCGAAGTTATTTCAGGAGTAAATTTACCCATGCTGCTTAAGCTTGCCACACTTTCTTCTTCCATAACACTGGATGAAGCAGTTAAAATTGCCGAGACTGCTGGTAGAGACAATATTATCGTCGCGAGCAAGCTTCTTGATAAAAGGAAATGA